One genomic window of Glycine soja cultivar W05 chromosome 9, ASM419377v2, whole genome shotgun sequence includes the following:
- the LOC114425189 gene encoding pentatricopeptide repeat-containing protein At4g16390, chloroplastic-like translates to MAQSYLLCCSSSFPLLPSSSSSSSFHYRKQITNTTSIPSYSSRHSKLPNFPSSHQSKTLLQDTILDDPDAKSSSLSKTSIWVNPKSPRAKHLWKNSYHTRSSSLTKLARSLDSCNPTQQHVSEILKVLGDNVLEADAVFILNSMVNPYTALLAVEYFKQKIKHARHVILYNVTLKLFREVKDFEGAEKLFDEMLQRGVNPNLITFSTMIICASVCSLPHKAVKWFEMMPSFGCEPDDNVCSSMIYSYARTGNADMALRLYDRAKAEKWHVDTVVFSGLIKMHGMSGNYDGCLNVYNDLKVLGAKPNLVTYNALLYAMGRAKRARDAKAIYEEMINNGLTPNWPTYAALLQAYCRARFNRDALNVYKEMKEKGKDLDILLYNMLFDMCANVGCEGEAVKIFEDMKSSGTCRPDSFTYASLINMYSSIGKISEMEAMFNEMMESGFEPNIIVLTSLVHCYGKAKRTDDVVKIFNQLMDLGISPDGRFCDCLLYAMTQVPKEELGKLTGCVEKANPKLGSVLRYIMEKQEGGGDFRMEASELLNSTEADIKKSMCNCLIDLCVNLDVPDRARDLLDLGLTLEIYTDIQSRSQAKWSLHLKRLSVGAALTALSVWINDLSKTLELGEELPPLLGINTGGGKHRFSDKVLPTVFELYLKELKAPFHKAANKAGWFLATSEAATSWLQSRGSVVVLPQ, encoded by the coding sequence ATGGCTCAGTCTTACCTTCTctgttgttcttcttcttttcctcttcttccttcttcttcttcttcttcttccttccattATCGTAAACAAATCACTAATACCACTTCTATCCCCTCTTACTCTTCCCGCCATTCCAAACTTCCCAACTTCCCTTCTTCCCATCAATCCAAAACCCTTCTACAAGACACAATACTCGATGACCCAGATGCAAAGTCTTCGTCTTTATCCAAAACTTCCATCTGGGTCAATCCCAAAAGCCCCAGAGCAAAACACCTTTGGAAGAATTCCTATCACACCAGGTCTTCATCTCTCACCAAACTTGCCAGGTCTCTCGACTCCTGCAACCCCACCCAGCAACACGTTTCTGAAATCCTCAAAGTTTTGGGGGACAATGTTTTAGAAGCTGATGCAGTGTTTATTCTCAATTCCATGGTGAATCCCTACACTGCACTCCTCGCTGTTGAGTACTTCAAGCAGAAGATTAAACACGCTAGGCACGTTATTCTCTACAACGTTACCCTGAAGCTTTTTAGGGAGGTTAAGGATTTCGAAGGAGCAGAGAAGCTGTTTGATGAAATGCTTCAAAGAGGGGTCAACCCTAATCTCATTACGTTTTCAACTATGATTATCTGTGCTTCCGTGTGTTCTTTGCCGCATAAGGCTGTGAAGTGGTTTGAGATGATGCCCTCTTTCGGTTGTGAACCGGATGACAATGTGTGCTCGTCTATGATATATTCTTATGCTCGAACTGGTAATGCTGATATGGCTTTGAGACTGTATGATCGTGCAAAAGCAGAGAAATGGCATGTTGACACGGTGGTGTTCTCGGGGTTGATTAAGATGCATGGGATGTCAGGGAACTATGATGGATGCTTGAATGTTTACAATGACTTGAAGGTTCTTGGTGCAAAGCCGAACTTGGTAACGTATAATGCTCTGTTGTATGCCATGGGGAGAGCTAAGAGGGCCAGGGATGCCAAGGCTATATATGAGGAGATGATAAATAATGGGTTGACACCAAATTGGCCTACCTATGCAGCTTTGTTACAAGCCTATTGTAGAGCACGGTTTAACAGAGATGCACTGAATGTTTACAAGGAAATGAAGGAGAAGGGGAAGGATTTGGATATACTTCTTTATAACATGCTTTTTGACATGTGTGCAAATGTTGGATGTGAGGGTGAAGCTGTTAAAATTTTTGAAGACATGAAAAGTTCTGGGACTTGCCGTCCAGACAGTTTTACATATGCATCCTTGATCAACATGTACTCCAGCATTGGGAAAATTTCAGAGATGGAAGCCATGTTCAATGAAATGATGGAATCTGGATTTGAGCCTAATATTATAGTTCTGACATCCCTTGTCCATTGCTATGGAAAAGCCAAGCGAACTGATGACGTTGTAAAGATATTTAATCAGCTCATGGATTTGGGCATCAGTCCTGATGGTCGCTTCTGTGATTGTCTTCTGTATGCAATGACCCAAGTACCAAAAGAAGAACTTGGTAAGCTAACAGGTTGTGTTGAGAAGGCTAATCCAAAGCTTGGGTCTGTGTTAAGATATATAATGGAAAAGCAGGAGGGTGGTGGAGATTTTAGAATGGAGGCGTCAGAACTTTTGAATTCAACTGAAGCTGATATAAAGAAGTCCATGTGCAATTGTCTAATTGATCTTTGTGTGAACCTGGATGTGCCAGACAGAGCTCGTGACCTTCTGGACCTTGGGCTGACTCTTGAGATATATACAGATATACAGTCAAGATCTCAAGCAAAGTGGTCTCTGCACCTAAAGAGACTGTCAGTTGGAGCTGCTCTGACCGCCTTAAGTGTTTGGATAAATGACTTGTCTAAGACTTTGGAACTAGGGGAGGAGCTTCCACCACTACTTGGAATTAATACTGGGGGTGGGAAACACAGATTTTCAGATAAAGTTTTGCCTACTGTATTTGAATTGTATCTGAAGGAACTTAAAGCTCCATTTCATAAGGCTGCCAATAAGGCTGGCTGGTTTTTGGCTACCAGTGAAGCAGCTACATCATGGCTGCAATCTAGGGGTTCAGTAGTGGTTCTTCCCCAATGA
- the LOC114367044 gene encoding pentatricopeptide repeat-containing protein At4g16390, chloroplastic-like — MAQSYLICSSSSSSSSSSSSPPCSSAFHYRKPITTSISFSCFSRHFKLPTFPLSHNPKTLLQVQATYTPQDPDAKSSSLSKTSIWVNPKSPRVKHLWKNPYHARSSSLTKLAKSLDSCNPTQQRVSQILQVLGDKVFESDAVVILNSMVNPYTALLAVNYYFTQKIKPSRHVVLYNVTLKLFRAVRDFEGEEKVFDEMLQRGVNPNLITFSTIISSASMFSLPYKAIEFFEKMPSFGVQPDAGVTSFMIHAYACSWNADMALKLYDHAKTEKWRVDTAAFLALIKMFGKFDDFDGCLRVYNDMKVLGAKPIKETYDTLLNVMGRAKRAGDTKAIYEEMISNGFSPNWPTYAALLEAYCKARCHEDALRVYKEMKEKRINVDVFLYNLLFEMCADVGCMDEAVEIFKDMKSSWTCQPDNFTYSCLINMYSSHLKLTESLESSNPWEQQVSTILKGIGDMVSEGDVIFILNRMVNPNTASFVLKYFLNRINFTIDKELIFYNAVLNLFRKYRDFEGAKKLFDEMLQRGVKPNNFTFSTMVNCANKPVELFEKMSGFGYEPDGITCSAMVYAYALSNNVDKAVSLYDRAIAEKWCLDAATFSALIKMYSMAGNYDKCLKVYQEMKVLGAKPNVVTYNTLLGAMLKAQKHRQAKAIYKEMKSNGVSPDFITYACLLEVYTIAHCSEEALGVYKEMKGNGMDMTADLYNKLLAMCADVGYTDRAAEIFYEMKSSGTCQPDSWTFSSMITMYSRSGKVSEAEGMLNEMIQSGFQPTIFVLTSLVHCYGKAKRTDDVVKVFKQLLDLGIVPNDHFCCSLLNVLTQTPKEEYGKLTDCIEKANTKLGSVVKYLVEEEGDGDFKKEASEFLNSIDAKVKMPLCNCLIDLCVKLNVPERACDLLDLGLVLEIYPNIQSKSQTQWSLHLKELSVGAAMTALHVWINELSKALESGEDLPPLLGINTGKGKLKYSEKGLAGVFESHLKELHAPFHEAKAGWFLVTKAAAKSWLESRGSIADLNFELYGFTCSNFQQ, encoded by the coding sequence ATGGCTCAATCTTACCTTATctgctcatcatcatcatcttcttcttcttcttcttcttctcctccttgTTCTTCTGCCTTCCATTACCGTAAACCCATCACCACTTCTATTTCCTTCTCTTGCTTTTCCCGCCATTTCAAACTTCCCACCTTCCCTTTATCTCATAATCCCAAAACGCTTCTCCAAGTCCAAGCCACCTACACTCCACAAGACCCAGATGCAAAGTCTTCGTCTTTATCCAAAACTTCCATCTGGGTCAATCCCAAAAGCCCCAGAGTCAAACACCTTTGGAAGAATCCCTATCACGCCAGGTCTTCATCTCTCACCAAACTCGCCAAGTCTCTCGACTCCTGCAACCCCACCCAGCAACGCGTCTCTCAAATCCTTCAAGTTTTGGGGGAcaaagttttcgaatccgatgCCGTCGTTATTCTCAATTCCATGGTCAATCCCTACACTGCACTCCTCGCTGTTAACTACTACTTCACGCAGAAGATTAAACCCTCTAGGCACGTTGTTCTCTACAACGTCACCCTCAAGCTGTTTAGGGCGGTAAGGGATTTCGAAGGTGAAGAGAAGGTGTTTGATGAAATGCTTCAAAGAGGGGTCAACCCAAATCTCATTACGTTTTCAACTATAATTAGCTCTGCTTCCATGTTTTCTTTGCCGTACAAGGCTATTGAGTTTTTTgagaaaatgccctcctttggGGTTCAACCTGATGCCGGTGTAACATCCTTTATGATTCATGCTTATGCGTGTAGTTGGAATGCTGATATGGCTTTGAAACTGTATGATCATGCAAAAACAGAGAAATGGCGAGTTGATACGGCAGCATTCTTGGCATTGATTAAGATGTTTGGGAAGTTTGACGATTTTGATGGATGTTTAAGAGTTTACAATGATATGAAGGTTCTTGGTGCCAAGCCTATCAAGGAAACTTATGACACTCTGTTGAATGTCATGGGGAGAGCTAAGAGAGCCGGGGACACCAAGGCTATATATGAGGAGATGATAAGTAATGGATTTTCACCCAATTGGCCTACCTATGCAGCTCTTTTAGAAGCCTATTGTAAAGCACGGTGTCATGAGGATGCGCTGAGAGTTTATAAGGAAATGAAGGAAAAGAGAATTAATGTTGATGTATTTCTTTATAACTTGCTTTTTGAAATGTGTGCTGATGTTGGTTGCATGGATGAAGCTGTTGAAATCTTTAAAGACATGAAAAGTTCATGGACTTGCCAGCCAGACAATTTTACATACTCGTGCTTGATCAACATGTACAGTTCTCATCTCAAACTCACCGAGTCTTTGGAATCAAGCAATCCATGGGAGCAACAGGTCTCCACAATTTTGAAGGGTATAGGGGACATGGTTTCAGAAGGAGATGTTATATTTATTCTCAATAGGATGGTAAATCCCAACACTGCATCCTTTGTTCTTAAATACTTCCTGAACAGGATTAATTTCACTATAGATAAGGAGTTGATTTTTTACAATGCGGTCCTGAATTTGTTTAGGAAGTATAGGGATTTTGAAGGAGCAAAGAAGTTGTTCGACGAAATGCTTCAAAGAGGGGTAAAACCTAATAACTTTACATTTTCAACTATGGTTAACTGTGCTAATAAGCCTGTCGAGTTGTTTGAAAAGATGTCTGGCTTTGGGTATGAACCTGATGGCATCACATGCTCGGCCATGGTATATGCTTATGCACTTTCTAATAATGTTGACAAGGCTGTGAGCCTATATGATCGTGCAATAGCAGAGAAATGGTGCCTTGATGCAGCAACGTTCTCAGCATTGATTAAGATGTATAGCATGGCAGGAAATTATGATAAATGCTTGAAAGTCTACCAAGAAATGAAAGTTCTTGGTGCGAAGCCTAATGTGGTGACATATAACACTCTGTTGGGTGCCATGTTGAAAGCTCAGAAGCACCGACAGGCCAAGGCTATATATAAAGAGATGAAAAGTAATGGAGTTTCACCAGATTTTATAACATATGCATGTCTTTTGGAAGTCTATACTATAGCACATTGTAGTGAAGAGGCTCTTGGTGTTTATAAGGAAATGAAGGGGAATGGAATGGATATGACTGCAGATCTTTATAACAAGCTTTTAGCTATGTGTGCTGATGTTGGCTACACAGATAGAGCAGctgaaattttttatgaaatgaaaaGTTCTGGGACTTGCCAGCCTGACAGTTGGACATTTTCATCCATGATTACCATGTATTCCCGCAGTGGTAAAGTTTCAGAGGCAGAAGGGATGTTGAATGAAATGATCCAATCTGGATTTCAACCTACTATTTTTGTTCTGACATCACTTGTCCATTGCTATGGGAAAGCTAAGCGAACTGATGATGTTGTGAAGGTATTTAAGCAACTTCTGGATTTGGGTATTGTTCCAAATGATCACTTCTGCTGTTCTCTTCTAAATGTTCTGACTCAAACACCAAAAGAAGAGTATGGTAAGCTAACAGATTGCATTGAAAAGGCTAACACAAAGCTTGGTTCTGTGGTAAAATatttggtggaggaggagggtgACGGGGattttaaaaaggaagcatcagaATTTCTTAATTCAATTGATGCCAAAGTAAAGATGCCTTTGTGCAATTGTCTAATTGATCTTTGTGTCAAACTGAATGTGCCTGAAAGAGCATGTGACCTTCTGGATTTAGGACTGGTGCTTGAGATATATCCAAATATCCAATCCAAATCCCAAACTCAGTGGTCTTTGCATCTGAAAGAGCTCTCGGTTGGTGCTGCTATGACTGCATTACATGTTTGGATCAATGAGTTGTCTAAGGCATTGGAATCAGGGGAGGACCTTCCTCCACTACTTGGAATTAATACTGGGAAAGGAAAACTTAAGTATTCAGAAAAAGGCTTAGCTGGTGTATTTGAATCACATTTGAAGGAACTCCATGCTCCATTTCATGAGGCTAAGGCTGGCTGGTTTTTGGTTACAAAGGCTGCTGCCAAATCATGGCTGGAGTCTAGAGGTTCAATTGCTGATTTGAACTTTGAACTCTATGGTTTTACGTGTTCCAACTTCCAACAATGA